Genomic DNA from Paludisphaera rhizosphaerae:
GAAGTGCAGGCCGGTCGTCGGCTCGTCGAGGATGTAAAGCCGGTCGCCCCCCTCGGGCCTCCCCAGGTGCGCGGCGAGCTTCACGCGCTGGGCCTCGCCGCCGGAGAGCGTCGCGCCGGACTGGCCGAGCGTCAGGTAGCCGACTCCCACGTCATGCAGCGCCCGCAGCCCCGGCAGCACGCGCTGCTGGGCGTCGAAGAAGGCAAGTGCCTCGTCGACGCGGAGGTCCAGCACGTCGCCGATCGATAAATCCTTGAACAGAACCTCAAGCGTTTGGCGGTTGAAACGCTTGCCGCCGCATTCCTCGCAGACGACGTACAGATCGGGGAGGAACTGCATGGGCACCCGACGCCGGCCCAGGCCGCGGCAGGTCTCGCATCGGCCTCCTCGCGCGTTGAAGCTGAACCGCGCCGGGCCGTAGCCCCGGATGCGAGCCTCGCGCGTCTTGGCGAAGACGCGGCGGATCTCGTCGAAGACGCCGGCGAACGTCGCGGGAGTCGATCGCGGCGTGCGGCCGATCGGCGACTGGTCGATCTCGACGAGGCTCGTAAGCGAGTCCCAGCCGGCGATCGTCCCCAACTCGGGTGATTCGCGGAGGCTCGCCCGATCTCGGCGGCGGAAGGCGCGGGCAAGGACGTCGAAGACCAGCGTGCTCTTGCCCGACCCGCTCACCCCCGTGACGCACGTCAAGGCGCCCAGGGGGATCCGGACGTCGATCTCGCGCAGGTTGTGGACGGTCGAGCCTTGGATCGTGAGCCATCCCGGCGACTTCGCCAGGCGGTCGCCGTGGGCAGGCGGGCGACGGTCGTCGCCTCGGAGGCGGCGGCCTGTGAGCGAGGCAGGCGCGGCGGCGATCCGGGGCGGCGGCCCCTCGGCGACGATCGACCCGCCGTCCGGCCCCGCGCCGGGGCCGACGTCGACGATCCAGTCGGCCGCGCGAATGATATGCTCGTCGTGCTCGACGACGAGCACGCTGTTCCCCAAATCGCGGAGCCTGCGCAGGGCCTCCAGCAGCCGGTCGACGTCGCGAGGGTGCAGCCCTGAGGTCGGCTCGTCGAGCACGTAGCAGACGCCTGTCAGGTCCGAGCCGAGCTGCGTCGCCAGTCGGACGCGCTGAAGCTCCCCGCCGGAGAGCGTCGCCGCGCCTCGGCCGATCGCCAGGTATTCGAGCCCCACCTCGGTGAGGAACCGCAGCCGGCTCCTGATCTCGCGGAGCAGAGGGGCGGCGACGGCCTGGTCGTCGTCGCCGGCGAAAGTCAGGTCGTCGAAGAATGCGCGGGCTTCCTCGACGGTCATCTCGCCGACCTGGGCGATCGACTTACCTCCCACCCGCGCTGCCAGAGCCTCGGGCCGGAGCCTGGCTCCCTGGCAGGCGGGGCAGGGGGCCTCCTCGCGGTAGGAGGCCAGGGCCGACCGCACCGCCGGCCGTTCCGCCGCGCGGTCCAGTTCGGCGAGCCTCGCGAGGACGCCGGTGAAGCCGTCCTTGTCCTTTTCGCCGTGCAGGAACGCCTCGAAGACGGCCTCAGGCCAGTCAGCGAGCGTGACGGATCGCGTTAACTTGTGGCGATCCAGGAATGCGACGAGTTTCGGATCGTCGAGCTGCGTCTGACGGATCCTGAGGCCCAGCTTCGCCCAGGGCGCGACGGCCCCGGCATTGAGCGACTTCGAGCGGTCGGGGACGATGAGGTCGGCCTGGAACGCGGGGACGACGCCGAGGCCGTCGCAGGTCGGGCAGGCGCCTTGAGGGCTGTTGAAGCTGTAACCGCGCGGTTCAACGGTCGGGATGCTGACGCCGCAGTCCGGGCAGGCGTGGTGGACGCTCATCGGCCGGTCCTCCCACGTCCCGCCCACGTCCACGGAGACCGTCGCCAGCCCTTCCGAGAGCTTCAGCGCCAGGTTCAGGCTCTCGGCCAGGCGAGCGGCGACGCCTTCGCGGATCACCAGCCGATCGACCACGGCGTCGATGGTGTGGTTCTTCGTCTTCGCCAGCTTGGGCGGCTCGTCGATCTCGACGACCTCGCCGTCGACTCGCGCCCGGATCAGCCCCGCGCGGCGGATCGTCTGGAAGACCTCGGCGTGGGCTCCTTTCCGACCTCGGACTAGCGGGGCCATGACCAGCAGCCGCGTCCCCGTCGGGTAGGCCATGACGGTCGCCGTCATCTGCTCGGGCGTCTGGCTGCGGATGGGCAAGCCGCACTTCGGGCAGTGGGGGACGCCCAGGCGAGAGAAAAGCACGCGGAGCGAATCCTGAATCTCCGTCAGCGTGCCGACCGTGCTCCGGAGGCCCGGCCTTCCCGCCCGCTGGTCGATGGCGACCGTCGGCGGCAGGCCCTCCACGTCGTCGACGTCCGGGCGCTCCATCTGGTCGAGGAACTGCCGC
This window encodes:
- the uvrA gene encoding excinuclease ABC subunit UvrA; translated protein: MATAIAVRGARTHNLKGVDVDLPRDALVVLTGVSGSGKSSLAFDTVFAEGQRRYVESLSGYARQFLDQMERPDVDDVEGLPPTVAIDQRAGRPGLRSTVGTLTEIQDSLRVLFSRLGVPHCPKCGLPIRSQTPEQMTATVMAYPTGTRLLVMAPLVRGRKGAHAEVFQTIRRAGLIRARVDGEVVEIDEPPKLAKTKNHTIDAVVDRLVIREGVAARLAESLNLALKLSEGLATVSVDVGGTWEDRPMSVHHACPDCGVSIPTVEPRGYSFNSPQGACPTCDGLGVVPAFQADLIVPDRSKSLNAGAVAPWAKLGLRIRQTQLDDPKLVAFLDRHKLTRSVTLADWPEAVFEAFLHGEKDKDGFTGVLARLAELDRAAERPAVRSALASYREEAPCPACQGARLRPEALAARVGGKSIAQVGEMTVEEARAFFDDLTFAGDDDQAVAAPLLREIRSRLRFLTEVGLEYLAIGRGAATLSGGELQRVRLATQLGSDLTGVCYVLDEPTSGLHPRDVDRLLEALRRLRDLGNSVLVVEHDEHIIRAADWIVDVGPGAGPDGGSIVAEGPPPRIAAAPASLTGRRLRGDDRRPPAHGDRLAKSPGWLTIQGSTVHNLREIDVRIPLGALTCVTGVSGSGKSTLVFDVLARAFRRRDRASLRESPELGTIAGWDSLTSLVEIDQSPIGRTPRSTPATFAGVFDEIRRVFAKTREARIRGYGPARFSFNARGGRCETCRGLGRRRVPMQFLPDLYVVCEECGGKRFNRQTLEVLFKDLSIGDVLDLRVDEALAFFDAQQRVLPGLRALHDVGVGYLTLGQSGATLSGGEAQRVKLAAHLGRPEGGDRLYILDEPTTGLHFADVDRLLGVLDRLADQGNTLVVIEHDLDVIAAADWVVDLGPEAGSRGGRVVAQGTPTEVAEISESPTGVYLKKDLAGRTQRPD